In the genome of Vicia villosa cultivar HV-30 ecotype Madison, WI linkage group LG7, Vvil1.0, whole genome shotgun sequence, one region contains:
- the LOC131615939 gene encoding protein disulfide-isomerase LQY1, chloroplastic codes for MGFVVNSSLLTPVRNEAENFNGLPYYRSRNNSLPHLSIRKVSWVVRTESNVRRKVRKKPDPPCVVCEGSGRVDCHCCQGRGRTNRVDLEMLPKGEWPRWCKNCDGSGLTYCSRCLGSGEYRGVMGFHFMEKENNE; via the coding sequence ACCCGTGCGAAACGAGGCGGAAAATTTTAATGGTTTGCCGTATTATCGATCACGCAACAATTCACTGCCTCATCTCTCAATCAGGAAGGTATCATGGGTTGTGAGGACAGAGTCGAATGTTCGGAGGAAAGTACGAAAGAAGCCGGATCCACCTTGTGTGGTATGTGAGGGGAGTGGAAGAGTGGATTGTCATTGTTGTCAGGGAAGAGGAAGGACGAATCGGGTTGATTTGGAAATGCTTCCGAAAGGTGAATGGCCGAGGTGGTGTAAGAATTGTGACGGAAGTGGGCTTACGTATTGTTCGCGGTGCCTTGGAAGTGGAGAATATAGGGGTGTTATGGGGTTTCATTTCATGGAGAAGGAGAATAATGAATAG
- the LOC131619749 gene encoding transcription factor MYB4-like: MASHSLQQEKGNHGDDTKNIVLKKGKWLPEEDALLRDYVKKYGAKKWDKVREKIKLNRDGKSCRFRWLNSLKPSLKRDPFSEEEIQKLVRLYCELGPKWSQMVSQFPGRTDNELKNFINSKTRILKKSRKFSFSESINNIDDLIDSVMRGSSNQENNVSQKEEMALPRVEFDHQDITQDNYLDQFYYEENINFKPLSTLVDDSNMIYNNVGSSPLSNHIVPTLNDRFPTLPQSSYFQDKENINFEPLQKLDDNSYMLYNNVETTSLSMKQDLLTIPECSHIQNKEDTRSSFTSNNMLFNQDLPPLPQCWYNQDMDYQHPLFSSEEFFDQYPQNSILSSHEIQYEMLKPNSPRTNGYLEAMLYPPKIL; the protein is encoded by the exons ATGGCATCACATTCTTTGCAACAAGAAAAAGGCAATCATGGTGATGATACTAAAAATATTGTGTTGAAAAAAGGAAAATGGCTACCAGAAGAAGATGCATTATTAAGAGATTatgtgaaaaaatatggagcTAAAAAATGGGATAAAGTACGAGAGAAAATAAAACTCAATAGAGATGGAAAAAGTTGTCGTTTTAGATGGTTAAATAGTCTAAAACCAAGTTTGAAAAGAGATCCATTTAGTGAAGAAGAAATACAAAAACTTGTTCGTCTCTATTGTGAGTTAGGACCTAAATGGTCTCAAATGGTTTCGCAG TTTCCTGGAAGAACCGATAACGAGTTAAAgaattttattaattcaaaaacaagaattttaaaaaaatctagaaAGTTTTCCTTTTCAGAGAGCATAAACAATATTGATGACTTGATTGACAGTGTGATGAGGGGTTCTAGTAACCAAGAAAATAACGTCTCTCAAAAAGAAGAAATGGCTCTACCAAGGGTAGAATTTGATCATCAAGATATTACGCAAGATAATTATCTAGATCAATTTTATTATGAGGAAAATATCAACTTTAAACCACTTTCAACGTTGGTTGATGATTCAAATATGATATACAATAATGTGGGAAGCTCTCCTTTAAGCAATCATATTGTTCCAACATTGAATGATAG GTTTCCTACACTCCCGCAAAGTTCATACTTTCAAGATAAGGAAAATATCAACTTTGAACCACTTCAAAAGTTGGATGATAATTCATATATGTTATATAATAATGTGGAAACTACTTCTTTATCCATGAAACAAGATCTTCTTACAATCCCAGAATGTTCACACATTCAAAATAAGGAAGATACACGTTCATCATTTACATCAAATAATATGCTTTTTAATCAAGATCTCCCTCCGCTTCCACAATGTTGGTACAATCAAGATATGGATTATCAACATCCATTATTTTCATCTGAGGAGTTTTTTGATCAATATCCTCAAAATTCAATTCTATCATCTCATGAGATTCAATATGAGATGTTAAAGCCTAATAGTCCACGTACTAATGGCTATCTAGAAGCCATGTTATATCCACCAAAGATTTTGTAA
- the LOC131615938 gene encoding urease accessory protein F has product MQMKEELNQPVFENSSLQWSQWQLLDSILPTGGFAHSFGLEAAVQSRIVSDSNDLKTFLIHVLENTGSLFLPFVHSACTSPSMENWHNLDRILDATLTNEVGRKASISQGSALMRVASAVFSEMPSLKTMRDTSLKLGTVTFHHAPIFGLTCGALGFDSASSQRAYMFITMRDVISAATRLNLIGPLGAALLQHQVAPIAEVILEKWMNRDVEDACQTMPLLDTVQGCHGYLFSRLFSS; this is encoded by the coding sequence ATGCAAATGAAGGAAGAGCTCAACCAACCTGTCTTTGAAAACTCGTCTTTACAGTGGAGTCAATGGCAGTTGTTGGATTCGATTCTACCTACCGGTGGATTTGCTCATTCTTTTGGTCTTGAAGCCGCAGTTCAGTCGCGCATAGTGTCTGATTCCAATGACCTCAAGACATTTCTTATTCATGTATTGGAGAACACAGGGAGCTTATTCCTTCCTTTCGTGCATTCAGCTTGCACGTCACCGAGTATGGAAAACTGGCATAACCTCGACAGAATATTGGATGCTACCCTTACTAACGAAGTGGGTCGAAAGGCGTCAATTTCGCAAGGATCTGCGTTAATGAGGGTAGCTTCAGCTGTGTTTTCTGAGATGCCCTCTCTCAAAACAATGAGAGATACTTCATTAAAGTTAGGGACTGTAACCTTTCATCACGCTCCTATATTCGGACTAACATGTGGAGCATTGGGATTCGATAGTGCGAGTTCGCAGAGAGCTTATATGTTCATCACGATGCGGGATGTGATATCTGCTGCTACAAGACTGAACTTGATAGGACCACTTGGAGCAGCATTGTTGCAGCATCAAGTTGCTCCCATTGCTGAAGTTATATTAGAAAAATGGATGAATCGTGATGTTGAGGATGCTTGTCAAACTATGCCTCTTCTAGATACTGTGCAAGGCTGCCATGGTTACTTGTTTTCTAGGCTGTTTTCATCTTAG
- the LOC131619748 gene encoding transcription factor MYB114-like produces the protein MASHSLQQEKGNHGDDTKNIVLKKGKWLPEEDALLRDYVEKYGAKKWDKVREKIKLNRDGKSCRFRWLNSLKPSLKRDPFSEEEIQKLVRLYCELGPKWSQMVSQNNNLLH, from the exons ATGGCATCACATTCTTTGCAACAAGAAAAAGGCAATCATGGTGATGATACTAAAAATATTGTGTTGAAAAAAGGAAAATGGCTACCTGAAGAAGATGCATTATTAAGAGATTATGTGGAAAAATATGGAGCTAAAAAATGGGATAAAGTACGAGAGAAAATAAAACTCAATAGAGATGGAAAAAGTTGTCGTTTTAGATGGTTAAATAGTCTAAAACCAAGTTTGAAAAGAGATCCATTTAGTGAAGAAGAAATACAAAAACTTGTTCGTCTCTATTGTGAGTTAGGACCTAAATGGTCTCAAATGGTTTCACAG AACAATAATCTTTTGCATTGA
- the LOC131619750 gene encoding uncharacterized protein LOC131619750 yields the protein MAHNVYFEVDRSNQERYIIICKNPECAFRLCASYRKRSDAWVIGSISQQHICVNSNTAQDHTKLSYDLICQEILSLINCDPSLKVKTIISYNVTTYNYTPSYRKVWIAKTKVIEIVYGNWEESYKTLPRYLTALQTYAPDTVAILETLPAHAPDGTRVQGNGIFHRLFWAFQPCIRGFAYCKLILQIDGTWLYGKYKGTMLMSVAQDGNNNIFPVAFTTVEGETVAGWSFFLRNLREHVAPQPDLCLISDRHASIESAYNNPANGWQHPPSTHVYCIRHIT from the coding sequence atggcacATAATGTTTATTTTGAAGTAGATCGCTCAAACCAAGAGCGGTATATAATCATTTGTAAAAATCCTGAGTGTGCATTCAGACTGTGTGCTTCGTATAGAAAGAGAAGTGATGCTTGGGTCATAGGGTCGATTTCACAACAACACATATGTGTCAACTCGAATACGGCCCAAGATCATACGAAGCTTAGTTATGATCTTATCTGTCAGGAGATCTTGTCTCTCATCAACTGTGACCCGTCTCTGAAGGTGAAGACCATTATCTCGTATAACGTTACAACCTACAATTATACTCCATCATACAGAAAGGTTTGGATAGCGAAAACAAAGGTGATTGAAATTGTGTACGGCaattgggaggagtcatacaaaactCTTCCACGTTACCTAACTGCGCTTCAAACGTATGCTCCAGACACCGTTgctattctagagacactgccaGCGCATGCTCCGGATGGAACTCGTGTCCAAGGAAATGGAATATTTCATCGTCTTTTCTGGGCTTTCCAACCTTGCATACGAGGGTTTGCATATTGTAAACTGATACTGCAAATTGATGGAACTTGGTTATATggtaaatacaaaggaaccatgttgatgtcggtTGCACAAGACGGAAACAACAACATATTTCCAGTAGCATTCACAACAGTGGAAGGTGAAACTGTCGcgggttggagtttctttctaaggaatctccgagaacatgttgctcctcaaCCCGATCTTTGTTTAATCTCAGATAGGCATGCTTCCATTGAAAGTGCTTAtaacaatccagcaaacggatggcaACACCCACCATCAACACATGTATATTGTATTCGCCATATTACTTAG